The Vulcanimicrobium alpinum sequence GCGCGGCGCCGGCAAGAAGTCCCAGCACGATGCGCACCGGCGGCGCGATCCAGCCTTTGGTGAACGCCAGCTCGAGGAAGAACGCCGTGCCGAGCAGCACCAGCAGGACGCCCGCGATCTGCAGGCCGCGGCCCGCAACCAGATTCTCCAGCGAGCGCTTCCGCGGCGGCACGTACGGCGGCGCCGCAGCGGCGGCTTCCGGCGGGGCGGCGACGGCGGCCGGCGCCGGCGATGCCGCCGCCTCGGGCGCGACCCCGGTGCGGGCGGCGTCGACGTCGATGCGCAGGCTTCGCACCTGCGCCTCGAGGACGAGGCGCGCGTCGAGCGCCTCGTAGGGACGGGGGTTCATCGCTGCCGGCCTCCGTGGACGCGCGAAACGATCGGGAACTGCATACACCGAGCATAGCGATCCCGAAGCGCCGGCCGCGTCCGTAGTTCTACGCAGGCGGAGTTCACCGCGCGCGGCGCGCACCTTGCCGGGATGCGGCTGTTCGCACAGACGGCGCTCCTCCCCAGCGGCTGGGCGCCCGACGTCGCGATCGAGATCGCGCCGGACGGGACGATCCTGAGCGCCGTTCCGGGATCGCGCGTTTCACCGGACGACGAGCGGATCGACGGCCCGCTGATCCCCGGGATCGCGAACCTGCACTCGCACGCGTTTCAGCGCGCGATGGCGGGAACCGCGGAGCGCCGCGTCCGCGGCGACGATGATTTCTGGTCGTGGCGCGATGCGATGTACGCGCTCGCGGCGACGCTCGATCCCGACGCGCTGCACGCGGCGGCGCTCGCCGTCTACCGCGCGATGCTCGCGGCCGGCTACACCGCGGTCGCGGAGTTCCACTATCTGCACCGCGATCCGCAGGGACGCTGGTACGCCGACCGTGCCGCGATGGCGCGCGCGCTCGTCGAAGCGGCGAAAAGCGCGGGGATCGCGATCTGTCTCCTGCCGGCGCTCTACGCGCAGGGCGACGCCGGCGGCGTGCCGCTTTCGCCGCGCCAGCAGCGGTTTGCCGCGACGTCCGACGCCGTGCTCGGCATCGCCCGCGATCTGCGCTCGACGTACGCGCGCGACCCGGCGGTGACGATCGGCGTCTGCGCGCACTCGCTGCGCGCGGTGACGCCCGGCGAACTGCGCGCACTCGTCGACGGATCACCGCGCGACGTCCCGGTGCACCTGCACGTCGCCGAACAGACGCGCGAAGTCGAGGCGGTGGAGGCGGCGCTCGGCGCGCGCCCCGCGGCGTGGCTGCTGGAGCACTTCGACGTCGACGCGCGCTGGTGTTTCATCCACGCGACGCATCTCGACGAACGCGAGCGCGACGGGCTCGCGCGCAGCGGCGCCGTCGCCGGCCTGTGTCCGACGACCGAGGCGAATCTCGGCGACGGGCTCTTTGCGCTCGCGCCGTACCTGCGTGCCGGAGGCGCGTTCGGGATCGGCTCCGACAGCAACGTCTCGATCGCGCCGGTCGAAGAACTGCGCTGGCTCGAGTACGGTCAGCGCCTGCTCCATCGCCGCCGCATCGTCGCAGCGACCGGCGACGGCGCGTCCGCCGGTGAGACGCTGTACCGCGGCGCGGCGGCGGGCGGCGCGCGCGCGTGCGGATTCGCCGCCGGGACGATCGCGCCGCAGCAGCGCGCCGATTTCGTCGTCCTCGACGACGCGCAGCCGCCGCTGGCGGGCGCGCCCCCGCACGAACTGCTCGACCGCTACGTGTTCGCGGCCGACCGCGCCGCGCCGCGCGCCGTCATGAGCGGCGGCCGCTGGCGCGCGGGCGCGCCGTCAGCGTGAATCCGCGAGCGTCGCGCGCGCCGCGGCGAGCGACTCGTGCGCGCCGGAGACGAGCCGGCGCACGATCTCGGCGGCGGGAAGCGCTCGCGAGAGCGCGACGGCCTGCCCCGCCCACATCGAGAGGAACTCCGTCCGCCCCGCGGCGGCTGCCGCGGCGCGGAGATCGCCGGTGAGCGCGTGCTGGAACGGATACGGAGCGATCGCGTCATCGCCGTCCATCTCGTCGATGAAGCGGTTGCGCACGCCGCGCGCGTAGCGTCCCGAGAACGCGTTGGTCAGCACCGTGCGGCGCGCTGCG is a genomic window containing:
- a CDS encoding formimidoylglutamate deiminase; this encodes MRLFAQTALLPSGWAPDVAIEIAPDGTILSAVPGSRVSPDDERIDGPLIPGIANLHSHAFQRAMAGTAERRVRGDDDFWSWRDAMYALAATLDPDALHAAALAVYRAMLAAGYTAVAEFHYLHRDPQGRWYADRAAMARALVEAAKSAGIAICLLPALYAQGDAGGVPLSPRQQRFAATSDAVLGIARDLRSTYARDPAVTIGVCAHSLRAVTPGELRALVDGSPRDVPVHLHVAEQTREVEAVEAALGARPAAWLLEHFDVDARWCFIHATHLDERERDGLARSGAVAGLCPTTEANLGDGLFALAPYLRAGGAFGIGSDSNVSIAPVEELRWLEYGQRLLHRRRIVAATGDGASAGETLYRGAAAGGARACGFAAGTIAPQQRADFVVLDDAQPPLAGAPPHELLDRYVFAADRAAPRAVMSGGRWRAGAPSA